attctcaagatttttgaatgaattttaaaacattttatttacaatgaTTGAGGGTTTGtgtagtattttaaatattttcaaatatttcaatgtatttccGAATAATTTCAGCAATTTTTAGGTTTAGGGCACTTTAAAAGCACTCAAATTAATATCtagttgatttaaataatttgaattgatttgAAGTGGGTTTAAAgcacacttaaaaaataaataatattgaattttcaataatttcctagaatttcagaTGAATGTGGATTGATTGTATAGGACCTGTGAGCCCTGCTGGAACTAAATGGATAGAGTCTCTATccgtttgaatcattttctatctttaagattgaaatggAAAGAACCGATATATCCATCTTGACCCCTtcgatcattttctatctttcttccaaCCTACAATCCTTTTCCTTCCACTCCCAATCTCTATTCTAGTGTTTCTTTCCAAATGAATCCTTCGCTTATCCACACCTATATTTTTCTCTCCGTTAGGCAATCGAAAATATTGTCattctttttcaatccctatcgtcttatctcattgaatctttttctatcttttctaaaatctaagataGCTTTATGTTCTTGAATCTCATTCGTtctgtttaaataaattgacaGCTTATTCACCTTTATACTTTTCTATCCGTTAGGCGATCTAAGATTTCGtcttacttttttaattcctattttccaatccaagtgaatccatttcaatgttttcagaaatataagatagccctatcttggTGAATCTCAGTCTTTCTACCTAAATGAACGAGCaacttatccacctctatccttttcaatccgttgggcaatcttaaattttatctatcttttttaatccctattttcctattcgagtgaatccatttctatctttttttaaagaaaagatagtCCTATCTTCGTGAATCTCAGTCTTTCTACCTAAATGAACGAGCaacttatccacctctatccttttcaatccgttgggcaatcttaaattttatctatcttttttaatccctattttcctattcgagtgaatccatttctatcttttttttaaagaaaagatagccctatcttcttgaatcccagtctttctatccgaatgaatctatttatatatttttttaaatatgagatagccctatcttcttgaatacTAGTCGTTCTACCCAAAAAATCCTCCGCTTATCCATGTctattacacaggccaacaattctcagaaccagagaccagacctactatacccgaaggtttttgctgcgctgaatccgaatctgacctcagaaaaattccatcaccctcagttttcgagatattctaacctaaaagggtcaaaaacccgttattttgatgtgttcgaggccccttaacatcgcgaaaaaatttttttcacaaactgacaacggcatcgtaaagaactactctttaccttcaaaatgcgatgcctaactttttgataagatttttcatagccgagatatggcgNNNNNNNNNNNNNNNNNNNNNNNNNNNNNNNNNNNNNNNNNNNNNNNNNNNNNNNNNNNNNNNNNNNNNNNNNNNNNNNNNNNNNNNNNNNNNNNNNNNNgatgattctaactctacattaaatcgaaaaaccttgagttctttaataataattgaaaacaaaagaacttaatcaatttcatcatataataatatttgactctttgatggtaaatatactaattttacgtcaaaaaatttaattaattattaatttatttgaggttaggtttcactgtgcccgcagagtgtaattacttactctcatcttcctcgcacaggtttcgaggtctactgactggtgtttcgtgcctctgaacacgtggcttactcgccttatgcatttataaatatttctagaatattttaaacgagtattatgtatacaaatttcactgcactaccagaaaaaaacaagcagcactagttcttcgagcgcatggagatggcgtttcagtaggaaatcggtcgggcccaggtatgggccacacggtTCTACTGATCAGGgtcagatcgggaaatccgatcggggccagatcggtattacgtttgaaatcgggcgatttctgcacgggatatcgtagaaaagttcatattttcgacaaaatcaaCATCAACACATTACAATTGTCGATACTTTGACATTTAGTTGTAAAAGATCTGTTCAAGAATTTGAGAAAACCACAATGACCGACTGCgtaaccgagcgcgaagcgcgagataaaaatatcatcgagcgcgaagagcgagaaccaacagttaCGTACCCTAGGCGCGTTAAAATACGCCACGGGGACGCTTGTCCGCATAGCgactaagattttttaaaatatagattatttaaaatacaaaaaatactattttaaacaaattattattatttgtcactaatttgtctcattttttcattctcatcagagaaggtgttacatttgtgtaaaaattgGGCCCCCTCACCCTTGCGTGCAATGTCCACGTTTgagtattttcaaactttttgagaccacatttttaagttcaaaaatttatcctcatgacttttttcataacaaaaaaaatatcggAGTTGTAGTGTTTATCAAATTCCGAAAAACAAACGgcaatgaacatttttaaaagtcaGATAAAGAAGAACGTTAAATTGTAAACaccgtacaagattatcataacaacttcttGAGTTGCTCTGTAAAAACCAAAATTTAGATTTcacaagaaataattaaaattcaaaaatgctatTTCGCGGTcaaaactatacaagatacgacaAAACATGAATCGACGCAAATTGCGCACATAAACAATgtgtataaatttgttattaatcatttgaTCCGAACTTTGACATGTAGAGACGCTCTTTTGCTACctggagaaaaatagatattgataagcagatattaaaaactttgatatttaaccataatatatagatattacggcatactatctaatatcttctattcaaaatacaaaatattaaagggcaatatctgtttatattgaaagtataaaatatgtgatattaacagttaatatctaagatattaaaaaagctaaattttatcggagcaaggtcgctgtcgtgtggcgtggcgacaaaagattttgtctgtatcttgagctctcatcgtgtgtattgtggtttttcggatatctatagcactataagttttggtggaaaatggattaaatgtttttggatatgttataattttctcaagagaATGAGGACTTAGCTACAgccatctttcatattagccttgaacagagtgttatctgtttaacacaaaaatcgcataattatgcaaaaaggcgaacgcttgaggattcggattttcaaaacagaggactacgatattaacattcttttgcattttacagaaaatgacatgctttacaggtaatttttgcacaattaaaaaatatttcttgaatatcttagattctgccctttaatatcttggatattgtcagttaaaatcttctttttaatatctacggatgctctacttcagtatctagatttctgtcccatagttaaatcgctaagatattacctattaataccTAGATagtatttttctccgtgtactgtttaaaaaaaactagatgcacaatttttcacgattgtatgctaattcaaaaaaattccgatATATTCTAAATGTTCCCGGATATTCTTTAGGGAATATATTCCTGGTACACGAAAAAACAAAGTGGTCGATCCCTcgagtcatcttttttggttgaaaatttatcttgtactgttgaaagttcatctcgtTTAATCGATAAgtctattaatatatattttttgttcggaattaatttatttaggttCAAATTTCTTCTACGTATTTGATGAGAAgtttcagtattttgttaaaaaattatactattttgttaaaaaagtaatgttttttgtcCAACAGtcgtcaactattttattttgggtctcgatttttaaatgtttctaactACAAATTATTCACTTTGCAAAACTAgtaatttgacaaagatttttcTTATAGTATAGCAGTTTCTCTTTCCGGTcctagaatttaaaaagaaaaattctatttacagGTGCTCAGCACCCGAAGCGCAGCAAAAGCGGAGGAAAAAAAACCGTGACGAAAGTAtccatatattttaataataatgcatAAAAAGAAAAGGTATCCCTACTGAAAATATCATCGGATATTTTAACTTGGGTTGTAGCTTGGGAATGTAGCTAATGACCTTTgtcatgaaaataatttcttatactCGCAGAACCGAACGAGGAAGTTCAGCTTGAAGAGGGGACCGAGGAGAACGAGACAGTTGAGCGCGGGATGTTGAGCCCACGGAGGGCGTCCAAAGCGAGGAAGCCCTGAGCGACAATCTATCTCTATCTGAAACTTCTCGCGGTCCGCGTCTCAAACGAAAGAAAATGAAAGAAACCGGTAAGTATAGATACTTGTGATAtatattgagttttcaaccagacACATCAATTTGTAAcacactttttaaatgaaaaggacaaattatctgcaaaacggttgaattttgtaACCCAAAAACATTCTACTGAAACAAAACAGTTACTATTctacaaaaagtttcattttcatagaaatagtttcatttttaacgatattgtttaattgcaaccaaaaatacgaattttcaaccaaggagttgcaCTGTCAACCAgcaagaatgaattttctaccaccaagattaatattttatctcaaaaggggattttcaacaaaatacaaaaattgatgcataataaataaaattaataaatacaaaatcttCAAgtagaaagtcaattttcaataagaatatcAACTTCCTATTCAAGATAAAGAACATTgttaattcacaaaatttattctcaaccaagggaaaattaaattgtaataaaatagtaaaatttgtaatacagGAGATAgagtttaaactaaaataacCAGTAATAAATcgcatgcatttttaacgaagaatttcgactttaaaccaagtaatacaattttcaactgaaaaaatatgaatttttaccacataggtgaattttgaagcaatgaaattaatttttcagccagAATATAAGTATTTTACCTAaagtcaagaatttttaacagagtacttCAACTTCTAACTAAGAAATTAACTTTGTACCAAAACAAgattactttttatgaaaatagttccattttcgacaaaataatccaattttcaaccgTATACtacactttttaaccaaattggatAAATTTCGGCAAAAAAATGCAATCCTctgcttttaacaaaaattagttgattttttgtcttttttctgtgattcgcactcgagtttatctctgaaattttatattatttccataaatgtatattattataattcttaacttgcattggtttaaaaacagacgaagtttcattattctatttaaaaaaaatgcgcattcttaaaaaaaaattagttaataaacattttattgcatcttTTGTGATTTTCCCCTaaattgaatttgctcatttcctcagtatatatatatatatatatatatatacatatatatatatattttttttttaaatgcattaatatatttgagaatatttcaaatactgtgaaattcctgcatacaaaaatgtaattttgcgatttttcattattttgtatgctgtttaaattagaattttttaattttcaagaaaattcaaaaagttgttatgataatcttttagggcatttagaaatcaaactttttcttctcttgcattTTTTCCATAtcatccgttatttggcttaaaagtttcattttcgtaggtatgttaagctgacgtaaccacatcttcgaatcCAGTTAAAACCTATCTCacaattaagggctcatttaatgctgatttaatgccccattgccattTGAATgctgcattattttaaaaaagccaggtgttacgctagcttaacgttaagctggcggaaccccatgtgaaataaacgttgaatcgagttttatcctatcacataattaaaggctcatttaatgctctccaaaaccaccaaaaattattttccaaacacCACCCATAATGCTGAAAAACCACCCttgatataaaatattcacaaattgtaaatctgaccatactataattaagggctcatttaatgcttatttaatgccccattggCAAATTAAATgctccattatttaaaaaaaatcggggcattaaatgagcattaaataagcccataattatagtatggtcagatttacaatttgtgcaaaatttatattaagggtggtttttcagtattaggggttgattttggaaaaaaaattttggtggttttggagagcattaaatgagcctatAATTATGTAATAGGATacaactcgattcaacgtttatttcacatggggttccgtcagcacaatattaagctagcgtaacccccgttttttttttaaatagtgaagcattaaatttggcaatggggcattaaatgagcattaaatgagcccttaattatagtatggtcagatttgcaatttgtgtacaatttatattaagggtggtttttcagtattaggggtggcttttggaaaataatttttggtggttttggagagcattaaatgagcctttaattatgtgataggataaaACTAGAtccaacgtttatttcacatggggtttcgtcagcttaacattaagctagcgtaacccccgttttcttttaaatagtgAAGCGTTAAATTTGGCAATTgggtattaaatgagcccttaattatagtatggtgagatttacaatttgtgcataatttatattaagagtGATTtgtcagtattaggggtggcttttgaaaaataatttttggtggttttggagagcattataTGAGCCTTTTATTATGTGATAGGATAAAACtagattcaacgtttatttcacatggagTACCTTCatcttaacattaagctagcgtaacccccggttaaaaaaaaaatattggagcattaaatttagcaatggggtattaaatgagcattaaatgagctcttaattatgtgatatgacagaactcgatttaacatgtatttcacatggggttccgtcagcttaacgttaagctagcgtaacccctgtttttctttaaataatggagcattaaatttggcacaAGGgaattaaattagcattaaatgagcccttaattatgagatagaTTTTAACTCAATTCGAAGATGtgttacgtcagcttaacatacctcaTTTTCGCATGTTtctggaaattttgtaaatgctataactctagcaatttttaatttgatgaaaaaagtcattaggataaattgttcgcctttctaaatactatgaataaccgtacagagaatttttgaattttgaaattttgtgtcgtgtgtcgaaaaatttaatttttacattttcattgttgttttttataaataaaacaaaaactacatgtccgatttaattaattcaataatagtagtaataatacagcaattatttttttgcattaaatctctccgagtgcactgtgtcgaatgaatctttgcgaatcagggcgtagaaaatagtttttagaaTGTAAGCGCCGATAATGtagttatttgttaattttttgaaattttttcctgcGAAAATGGTTACTGAATGcgacgtctgctgtgtagaatactttattaattgaattaattgaagtaatttaattaattaattgaatcatttaattaaagtacttaaattatttgatttaattcatTGAATAATAGTACTAATAAGCAGTGAATCTCTTTGAgtgcactgtctcgatatctaaaaagaatgaatctttgcgaatcagggcgtagaaaatagtttttagaaTGTAAGCGCCAGTAATGTAGGTTTTTgctaatgttttgaaaatttttcctacgaaaatggttactaaatgcgacgtctgctgtgtaaaataattcattagtggaattattgaactaaattaattgaattatttaatttatataaattaattaaataatagtagtaattatacaacaattaattttttgcattgaatctTTCAGAGAgcactgtctcgatatctaagaataatgaatctttgcgaatcagtgcgtagaaaatagtttttagaaTGTAAGCGCTGGTACTGTAGTTTTTTGCTaatgttttgaacaatttttccttCGAAAATAGTTACTAAATTTGACGTCTGCTGTGTATAATAATTgattcattgaattatttaattaaattacttgaattaattaattgaattatttaatttaagtaattaaataatagtagtaataatacaacaattaattttttgcattgaatctctccgagtgcactgtctcgacagctaagaataatgaatctttgcgaatcagagcgtagaaaatcgtttttaaaaagtaagtgCCTGTAATGTTTTTTAACTGtttgcaaaaatctgcagatattgttattttcaataagaaatttatgcgattatTATTAGTGTTCTGTAAAGCGAGAATAGGCTGTATAATACCTACCTTAGTCATACGATTTTACGTAATGCGctatttccatatgtgttttgcacgttacatacaacaagatatgtaaagaaatgaataaatacattttttaacttgaagaatTATTCTCGATTATTTTCAGCGAGTTCACGGCGGTATCCTTCtatcacttttcacagttttcctattccaaagccaagtaagacatgtcaagaaacaattgcaatataaagaacacaaatcgcatttttattctaatttaaaattcccgccaagagcagcactttaccgacagtacacatgcttggGTTCGTTCAGGTTTCTCACCAAGTGTACTCATCGAGTGAACCTGGAAAATGGGCGTGGTTTACGAAAGTGAACTGCGTAGTGTGGTGTTCTTTGAACGGTTGCGTGTGAAAGGATTTGGCGCGAATCATGCCGCGAATAAAAAGATTGccaggttatgtttatatttaacaacataCAATGAAGAGCCAGcggaataaaataattgttgctgCAGTGAATCAAACCGGTTATTGTTGCAAACGATTATGTTTGCAACTATGTTGGAAAGTGATGATGCGGATAGTGATAATGAGGTAGAAAGTGCTggcattttaatggaattttccatgaaagtCCGTTGCCCGAGAGAAACGCCTATTAGAATAATTGGATGTTCTGAAAGAATTGTTCCACAATTTAATGCAAAACAATTTAAGGAACATTTTAGAATGAGCCCGAATGCACCCAGTGGCAACCGGGACGTCCTACaaacgtccttagaatgtacctttatgttatatgatttgacgtctttaagacatcctttggatcttttcatatctttaaaagatcctcaggacgtccttaagatgtctgccgaaagacgtatataggaccaGTTCAGGACTTGTGTGCCTACTGGGCAGTTGGTAACTAGGAAAACTTGGTAGGAGAGCAGTTATTACGTAATTGCAAAATTCCGGCTCGAAAACAACTGCTGTCGATAATATAGTTATTGACCACGCCTGActggtttttctttttttgcaaattaagagACCGCACCATATCCTAAAAAGCAGTAATGTTCTTCACCTCAacttagggtagggtggggcgagatgagcataggggataagatgagtcacttaattttctcataggttatcatttattttgtaaatgttttttgtacTAATATCAAGAAAACATTATCAAActacttttttcacattttttcgcttaatgttgagtaaatgtggaaaaaacgaaagtaaaaattctaagacctgtattctgctatttttcatttgttaagaGCAGCGGGGTGAcacgattttcgcttttgcattGGAGGCGCGtgtcagttttgtgaagagcggCGAGTCGTGAAACATTGGCGCCACCGCTGCTATTCCCGGTCTGCCCGTTGTCTGCTATTATTTTGCATGTAAACAACTCGTGACATATTATAGATTCATCGCTTATTTGCCGTATTTTGTTCAATTAcgcataaattttttataaaaatggttgcGCATCGATGTATAGTTCCGAGCTGTCGATCAGGGTACGACTCAACCCTCTTAAAGGgagtgaaaaaagtgtttttctctgTGCCAAAAAGTGAGGTTGAGGTTGAACGTTGGCAGAAAGCAATTAAACGTGACAAAAAGGATTTTGTTGTAAAACCTGATCATGTAGTGTGTGAAGGTCACTTTTTAAAAGatcaaattatttggaaaaaggaagttttagctccTGATGGATCAGTTATGGCAGTAAGTATTAAGATTTGTTTACACcgatgtcctttaacctaaaataattgcaTGACTCTGAAGGCTTCCTGACTACATcgatttataaatttgtatatactCCTCTTGTTGCCGAACTATTAGATTATTATGATAGtttgtaaaattatagttttagtaattttttgaaattttaaaaatattttaggatccttactatctttaagaaaaatgtaaaagtgacATTAATGACNNNNNNNNNNNNNNNNNNNNNNNNNNNNNNNNNNNNNNNNNNNNNNNNNNNNNNNNNNNNNNNNNNNNNNNNNNNNNNNNNNNNNNNNNNNNNNNNNNNNGAGCGCTCACTGACTGACGCGGCGAGAGAGGCTCGCTTAGCTTTGAAAACAACGAGAAGAGAAGAAGAGCAAGGACATGCCAACTTGGAAGGTCAACTTTATAGTGCTGGTATTGCTGACTAAAGGTAAAAACCgttcaaagttaatattttcaatattatgtacgattttttccattttcaaactttaaacgcgtttttctcgaaaccactttttttaatacgGCCAACACAATTATTCAGCCAATTTTGATCCGatcgatttcaaattttgacagaagtTTTATAACATCATTTTCTAGAGAAGTTCGtaggattttgttgaaaagctgaaaactttttgttttacgaccgatttttcatgctttttttagaggaaaaaaaatttttttttcgaacttccgccaattttttaaaatttgatattttctaaaaCCCCTATGTAGTTCCCTTGTTTTTAGTCCAAACAAtaagaaaactttgtttttttgttcCAGATCAATAGCGACGACGAAAAATTGTTGGCAGTGAAGGCCTTTCTCAAAATTCCTGTGATGCTTATAGCTCTGTACAgacgccattttgtttttaaatactttgcaaaaattaatttacatactTGAAAACATGTATAATAAAGTCATCTAATTAGTTTTTGCATCTAATATAAtgtctttctaaaaaaaaattccaaaaatgaccTTCAAAAACAGCCCTCTACATAGGTGTTACCCCTTAAGAAATACACcagaaaaacagtgctctctCTTTTAGCTGACAGAATCTCATATTATTTAATCATACCTATGACAGTGCTTCTGTCatattttttctgagaatttttttcgacaagtttagttttttatacgtttacaccaTAATTAGCATcatgcacaatctgataatatagAACATTGCACCCTAACTTACTGACTGCTACACttagaggttaggttaatgcacaggaagaggtggctcattccgccccaaaacagtggctcatcccgccccatatgacatttttagtcaaataaaaatttcacctatttcggttttacaattatatataaatctgttgaaaacttaaagcctaataaataagctatctaaataaccactggaaaacatctaatatgtgattttgcgtgattcttgaatCCTCTTAACCAGGGGGGTGACTCGTCATACGAATGCGCCGTGTCAGTTTTGTGAAGGACGGCAGAAAGTGAAACACTGGCGCCACTAGCGCTATTCCCTATATTTGAATGAAAGCTTATTAGAATCATAGGAGATTTagtatttttcacagattttgtCATATTTTGGACGTTTGTGGATAATTTAAAAGCTTTGAGCATGAATCAGGCAAGGATTAACTGTTTccagaattaaaataatgtttatcatttaaaaatagaccttaaaaacactgaaaatgtcggtttttaatttttaagtggagTAACATGGTATAATATTAAGATTAAGTCTTtaaagtttataacaaataaattaaattttctgaaatgataatttaaaaaatatgttttctattttgTATGACTctaatgattaataaattaatgatcctaatgtattattacatcataataaaaatacac
This Belonocnema kinseyi isolate 2016_QV_RU_SX_M_011 chromosome 3, B_treatae_v1, whole genome shotgun sequence DNA region includes the following protein-coding sequences:
- the LOC117170245 gene encoding uncharacterized protein LOC117170245; the protein is MFATMLESDDADSDNEIHRLFAVFCSITHKFFIKMVAHRCIVPSCRSGYDSTLLKGVKKVFFSVPKSEVEVERWQKAIKRDKKDFVVKPDHVVCEGHFLKDQIIWKKEVLAPDGSVMAVSIKICLHRCPLT